TTTCAAAAAAAGAACAGCCTGAAAGCAACATGATCACCATCAGTAAAACGGAACCACCCCGATACATAAACCCCTTCCTTCCCTATAACACTTCTAAAATAGCCTTCGCCACACCATGTTCGTTATTTGTGTCTGTAATAACATCACATAATGCCTTTATTTCATAGTTTGCATTACCCATCGCAACTGATCTCCCGGCACGTTCAAACATCGACACATCGTTGTAATTATCACCAATGGCCATCGTCTCAGAAATATCGATCCCTCTTGATTTAGCAAAAGACTCAAGCGCAATCCCCTTTTGTGCCTGATTAGCAGTAATTTCCAAATTTTCATGACCTGATGTGGAAATAGCGAGCCCTTCAAAGTCCATGAGTGTGTTACTAGCGGCCGCAAGTTTATCCGAATTAAATGAAAATGTAAATAACTTATAGATTTGAATGTTTTCGTCTGCAAAAAGAATTTCATAATCCTCGATTATTTGGACCAAACCCTCACGCAATCTTGCCCCGGCAGCGTAGGCTACCTCGTCTCGGTCTGCCTCGGGATTGGCACTGATGATAATATCGACAAGCGTCGAAATCGCTTTATCTGGATCGACTGTAAAGGCACCCTTATTCGTATAGACCTCAAAATAAATATCAAGTTCTCTTAGCTTTTCTGCCACCTCTCGCGCCTTGTGTTTCGTAATCGGGGTGGCTGAAAGAATGTCTCCTTCTTTCGAACGAACCTCTGCACCATTTACACAAATAATCGGGCACTTTAGGCCCGCCTCTCTTAAGACGTAGATTGCCTCCTGATACGACCTGCCCGTAGCAACGACAAATTCTACTCCTTGTGCTTGTGCCTTTAATATCGCTTCCTTATTTTCCACGCTGATTTGTTGAACTGAATTTAATAATGTTCCATCCATGTCTGATGCAATAATTTTAACCATGCTGTTCCACCTTCCGCTTTTCTCATTAATGCCATTCTAACATGATTAGCAAAACATTATCGCCGTTTTGCTCATCCAAGATACTTACTGCCTTCCCGAACGCTTAATGGTGCTAGCAGCTGACCATTGATAAACTTCTTCACTGAAGCCGGATTCGTCTTTGAGTATTCCCTTAGCGCCCAGCCAATTGCCTTCTGGATAAAAAATTCTTTACTACCAGCGTTTTGCCGTATGTAATGATAGAGCCTCTCTTCGTTCGTATTCTGTTTACACTTTAATTGAAAAAGAATGGCCGCCCGTCTGAGCCACATATTATCGTGACTTGCCCAGCCATCAATCGTTTCTGCAGCCACCTCTGGAAATTTTCCGGCAATTTTTCCCACCGGTTTTGGGGCAATCGCATCAACAGTATCCCACCATGATTTCGTAGTAATCAGCCACTCCATGAATGGCAAATCAACTTTTTGCAGCTTGTTCATCGATTTTTCCAAATAGGTCAAGGCTGTATATTGGTATTCTCTTTCATTTTTCTCCCAAAGTTCTACTACCAATTCCTTATTAAACGGCTCTTTTAAAATTCTCGTTTCGTTAAAAAATTGCCTTTCTAATTCCTTACGTAAAGGAGACTTAATCCCTAAAAAGGGAAAGTTGCCTTTCATATAATTCCTCATCGGTTCAGCTTCCGCCTCATTACGGTTTTGTACAAACAGCTTTGTTAACAAAGCTATACTTGATGTCACTGATCATCAATCCTCTCAAGAAAGTCTTATGTATAAATTCTACTTTCTTCCATTTTCTCCTTTAATTTTTCCGCATAAACAAATCCCCCGATGCCACACTAAAATGAGCAGAAAAGGAGGGATAATCGTGACGAAAAAGTTTAATAAGGGAAGCCGCAATCAAAATTCCCCGAAGGCAGGGCATGCGGAATCTGAGTTTGCCACCGAATTTGTCAGCGGCGATAACAGCAAAGGAAACCAAAATAATCACACGCAAAAAAAGAAAACAAAATAAAAAAAGCGCAAGCATCCTTTGCACGGAGTATAGACTGGAGCGCTTCGACTGAGATAAAGAAAACTCGCCGATTGGCGAGCCGTTAGTGAAGACAGAGGCGTAGTTGCACTTATGCCTGATAGGAAAGTATAAACTTTCCTATCGGCTAAAAAAGGGTAAAACCCCTCAATGCTAATATACAGCAAATACCTTTTGCGCGATGGGATAGACCCTTTTAAGACGCCTATAATGTTGACAAAACTCCATAACCTTTGACGTTTGCCAATTCCTTTATTTCCTCTGCAATTCTCCCTTGAATTCTTTCCACCACGGAAAAATCCATCGCGGCAACATAAATCGCTTCGAGCTCATCATGCAGCGCTTTTGCTTGAGCGAGATAGCCAGTTGCCTTGGTCATTTTACTTTTATATTTTGCGGCAATCTTACTGATAATCTCGGCAAACAGATCATCCGTACCGGGCTCAATCAGAATCTCATACATATCAATAATCTCATCACCATCACGGCTCGGGAAATATTCATGCGGGGCCGTACTGTCAAAAATCGCAATACCAAGCTCCCTTAAAATCAACATATCAAGACTATGAGGATCAAAGCCGCAATGGTAGATTTCAACATCAACACCTCGTTCCTCAGCTGTCGCAGCCAGTTTCTTCAACATTGTCGATTTCCCGGAACCAGGTCGACCTTTAATGAAGTACCGTTTTGGTATTTCTTCTGTTAAATTAGGAACGAAATCGACAGCCCCCATTGGCGTTGCCGCCCCTAAGAAACGATGGCGCACATCCGAAGCCTTGTTCAATTTTATTTTTCCAAAGAAGGCGTCAATTAATTTGTTTGTCAATCGGTCAGCCTTTTTAAAATCCATGCTGTTAATATAAATCTTTTCCCAGTCATCGTGGATCTCCAACGCTTCCTTAAATGTCGTATACGCCTTTTGGAATGATTCGCTAATCTGATTGGTCAGCTTTTGAATGACATTCTTCTGAACACTTAAGGCGCGGGCATTCCATGCTTCGCCAAGGTTGATATATTCCTCCACCGCCCCAGGTGCCTTCGGCTCAATCACATGCGGTGCCGTTCCATCAACAATCCCTACTTTTAACGCCGGAATCAGCACACCATCAATCGAATTATTATCAGATGAACAATGTAGAAACTCGACATTATAGCCTTGTTCAATCCACTCATGACCAATTTTCTTCATCAGTGATGATTTGCCTGTTCCCGGGCCGCCCTTTAGAATAAATAACCGGTCCAACCCTTGAAGATTGGATTCATAAAGACTATGGAAGCCCCTCGCAGTATTCCCGCCGGCAAAATAATTTTTGATTTTCCCTGCCACTCATCAACACTCCCTTTTACGGCCGATAGGAAAGTAAAACTTATCTATCAGGCATAAGTGTAACTACGTCTCTGTCATCGCCCTAAGGGCTCGCCAATCGGCGAGTTTTCTAATGACAATTGATAGTTCATTTCCTCCTATCTTATGCTTCTGTCTTTTATAGGTGAGTGCCCAGGGAAATTTCATTCAATTTTCATTTAACGGCATCGATGATTTCCGCTTTGGTTATTTCCTTTAAACGCTCAGGCTTGAGCACGATTTGCACGCCAATTTTTCCGGCACTGACAACGATTGAATCAATCTCCAGGCAGCTTTCATCGATGAAGGTCTTATATTCCTTTTTCATCCCGATAGGGGAACAGCCGCCGCGGATATATCCTGTCCATTTTTGAATATCCTTTACCGGAAGCATTTCCACATTCTTTTCTCCCGCCGCCCTTGCTGCCTTCTTTAAATCTAATTCGGCTGCAACAGGAATAACAAAGACAAAGATATTCTTGCTCTGCCCTTGGACAACAAGCGTTTTATAAACTTCCTTTGGGTCTTTGCCGATTTTCTCCGCTACCGAAATTCCATCAATTTTTCCATCTTTATTGTCGTATGTCAGCATGTCGTAGCTGAACTTTTTTGCATCAAGGATGCGCATTGCATTTGTTTTCGCCTGTGCCATTTTCTCAATCCTTCCGTTTCATTACTAATTTGGATACTATTCTACAATATTCAGCATTACAGGTTAAAGTAAAACTATACACAAAATAAACCAAGTTTTGTCACTCGATTGTCACTCTATTACTCCATTATTATAGTAAACTAGTAATAACTTAAAAAATAATTGTCAGGGAAATACACTCCTTTATAGAAAGTTATCGCTATATGTGAAATAAATCACAAAATCAACTCTTTCTTGCGTTTCAGAAACTATGCTGATATCAACGTAAAATTATAGGGGTTCGTCCCATACAAATTGTCCTGAGGTGAACATTAATGAAATACGACCTGGTTTTACTGCATGCACCTAGTGTTTATGATTTTAGAAAAAATTCCTTGCTTGCCGGCCCAATTAGTGATGTTGTCCCGTCATCGCCTGTGTTTGAAATGTATCCAATCGGGCTGACAAGTATCGCTGATTATTTAGAGCGATACGGGCTGCGAGTGAAAATTATCAATATCGCGAACCGCATGCTTATGAGTGAAAAATTTGATGTCGAGGCAAAACTTAAGAAAATCAAAACGAAAGCATTCGGGATTGACCTCCATTGGCTGCCTCATGCACACGGCAGTATCGAACTCGCAAAAATCGTAAAAACTCTCCATCCTGAAACACCGATCATCTTCGGAGGCTTGTCAGCAACCTATTATTATAAAGAGTTAATTGAATATCCCTTTATCGACTTCGTTATGCGCGGCGACTCCACAGAAAAGCTGATGCTCCTGCTGATGAATAAAATTGAGTCAGGAAATACCTATTATGCCGATATTCCAAACCTAACCTGGAAAAAGGGAAGAGAGTACTTCTACAATCCAATTACATATGTACCTAAGGATTTAGATGATGTTGATGTACCAGGTTATCGCTATACGATCCGGTCTGTGTTTAAATATCGCAACTTCCTTGATCCGCTGCCATACAAAGGCTGGCTGCAATATCCAAACACTGCACTGTTGACGGCTAGAGGCTGTACGCAAAACTGCCTCATCTGCGGCGGCTCTCGCGAAGCCTATGACCAAAACTGCAACCGAAATTCACTTGCCCTACGGTCACCGAAGAAGCTTATCGAAGACATCCAATTTATTTCCCGCTTCAGCCGGGCACCGATTTTCATCCTGCATGACCTGCGCCAGGGCGGACGTGAATATGTAAATGAGTTTTTTAGCCTGCTTAAAAAACTTAAACTTAAAAATGAAATCGTGTTTGAGTTATTCCAATATGCGGATGAAGAATTCTTTAAACTAATGAATGACAGTGTACCAAAATACAGCATTGAAATTACCCTTGAAACACATGATGAGAAAATCAGACGCTATAACGGAAAATTTAGCTGTACAAACAAAAAGGTAATAGATACACTCAATTTTGCATTAAAACATGGCTGTAAAAAGATTGACCTGTTCTTCATGGTTGGGATTCCGGGACAGACGTACCAAAGTGCAGTTGAAAATATTGATTTTTGCGAAACCATTCATTTAGCTTGTAACCAGGATCCAAGGATCTTTTACTTTGTCGCACCGCTTGCACCTTTCCTCGACCCGGCAAGCCCGGCATTTGAACATCCGGAAATCCATGGCTATAAAAAATTCTGCCATACGTTGGAGGACCATCGTAAGGCGATTACCCAGCCTTCATGGAAGCATATGCTAAGCTATGAAACAAAGGATATGACCCGCGATGATATTGTCAATTCAACCTAT
The DNA window shown above is from Neobacillus sp. WH10 and carries:
- a CDS encoding Cof-type HAD-IIB family hydrolase, which encodes MVKIIASDMDGTLLNSVQQISVENKEAILKAQAQGVEFVVATGRSYQEAIYVLREAGLKCPIICVNGAEVRSKEGDILSATPITKHKAREVAEKLRELDIYFEVYTNKGAFTVDPDKAISTLVDIIISANPEADRDEVAYAAGARLREGLVQIIEDYEILFADENIQIYKLFTFSFNSDKLAAASNTLMDFEGLAISTSGHENLEITANQAQKGIALESFAKSRGIDISETMAIGDNYNDVSMFERAGRSVAMGNANYEIKALCDVITDTNNEHGVAKAILEVL
- a CDS encoding DNA alkylation repair protein, with product MTSSIALLTKLFVQNRNEAEAEPMRNYMKGNFPFLGIKSPLRKELERQFFNETRILKEPFNKELVVELWEKNEREYQYTALTYLEKSMNKLQKVDLPFMEWLITTKSWWDTVDAIAPKPVGKIAGKFPEVAAETIDGWASHDNMWLRRAAILFQLKCKQNTNEERLYHYIRQNAGSKEFFIQKAIGWALREYSKTNPASVKKFINGQLLAPLSVREGSKYLG
- a CDS encoding PRK06851 family protein → MAGKIKNYFAGGNTARGFHSLYESNLQGLDRLFILKGGPGTGKSSLMKKIGHEWIEQGYNVEFLHCSSDNNSIDGVLIPALKVGIVDGTAPHVIEPKAPGAVEEYINLGEAWNARALSVQKNVIQKLTNQISESFQKAYTTFKEALEIHDDWEKIYINSMDFKKADRLTNKLIDAFFGKIKLNKASDVRHRFLGAATPMGAVDFVPNLTEEIPKRYFIKGRPGSGKSTMLKKLAATAEERGVDVEIYHCGFDPHSLDMLILRELGIAIFDSTAPHEYFPSRDGDEIIDMYEILIEPGTDDLFAEIISKIAAKYKSKMTKATGYLAQAKALHDELEAIYVAAMDFSVVERIQGRIAEEIKELANVKGYGVLSTL
- the ybaK gene encoding Cys-tRNA(Pro) deacylase: MAQAKTNAMRILDAKKFSYDMLTYDNKDGKIDGISVAEKIGKDPKEVYKTLVVQGQSKNIFVFVIPVAAELDLKKAARAAGEKNVEMLPVKDIQKWTGYIRGGCSPIGMKKEYKTFIDESCLEIDSIVVSAGKIGVQIVLKPERLKEITKAEIIDAVK
- a CDS encoding TIGR04190 family B12-binding domain/radical SAM domain protein → MKYDLVLLHAPSVYDFRKNSLLAGPISDVVPSSPVFEMYPIGLTSIADYLERYGLRVKIINIANRMLMSEKFDVEAKLKKIKTKAFGIDLHWLPHAHGSIELAKIVKTLHPETPIIFGGLSATYYYKELIEYPFIDFVMRGDSTEKLMLLLMNKIESGNTYYADIPNLTWKKGREYFYNPITYVPKDLDDVDVPGYRYTIRSVFKYRNFLDPLPYKGWLQYPNTALLTARGCTQNCLICGGSREAYDQNCNRNSLALRSPKKLIEDIQFISRFSRAPIFILHDLRQGGREYVNEFFSLLKKLKLKNEIVFELFQYADEEFFKLMNDSVPKYSIEITLETHDEKIRRYNGKFSCTNKKVIDTLNFALKHGCKKIDLFFMVGIPGQTYQSAVENIDFCETIHLACNQDPRIFYFVAPLAPFLDPASPAFEHPEIHGYKKFCHTLEDHRKAITQPSWKHMLSYETKDMTRDDIVNSTYEAAEKLNDFKLKYNLIDQEGYQEIKEKIEKSMAYIAKIDHVLSLPENEQAVELAKIQKEIEELNKYSICGKNELKWEVQKNYANFFSLALVGIEQLYEDYAIKIRHLLSPQRRQQFKLDPEHRKMKM